The following are from one region of the Jatrophihabitans telluris genome:
- a CDS encoding DUF4229 domain-containing protein, whose translation MTEQRPQAPTALQSLGAMWLYTLLRFGIFFLIWGLLWLARVPGLLAAILAVILSVPLSFVLLNRQRQKMASNLEQRMEARKAKTHDLDQKLSGEDG comes from the coding sequence ATGACCGAGCAACGGCCCCAGGCGCCCACTGCCCTGCAGTCCCTGGGTGCGATGTGGCTGTACACGCTGCTGCGGTTCGGGATCTTCTTCCTGATCTGGGGCCTGCTCTGGCTGGCCCGTGTACCAGGCCTGCTCGCCGCGATCCTCGCCGTGATCCTGTCGGTGCCGCTGTCGTTCGTATTGCTCAACCGGCAGCGGCAGAAGATGGCCAGCAACCTCGAACAGCGCATGGAGGCCCGCAAGGCCAAGACGCACGACCTGGACCAGAAGCTCTCAGGCGAGGACGGCTGA
- a CDS encoding VOC family protein: protein MRQSLQLITLAVSDVDASRGFYSDGLGWTPVLDLPEVVFYQVGHGLLLSLFRREDFSDDVGAPAEAGSGFSLAQVVDSTGTVDAIAAAARAAGAEILKPPQQASFGGYHTYFADPDGHRWEIAYNPGFSVAEDGTVSLSEITVSDHP, encoded by the coding sequence ATGCGACAGAGCCTGCAATTGATCACCCTGGCGGTCTCCGATGTCGACGCCAGCCGCGGTTTCTACAGCGATGGTCTCGGTTGGACACCCGTCCTCGATCTGCCCGAGGTGGTGTTCTATCAAGTCGGCCACGGACTGTTGCTGTCGCTGTTCAGGCGCGAGGACTTCTCCGACGACGTCGGTGCGCCGGCCGAGGCCGGCTCGGGTTTCAGCCTCGCTCAGGTCGTCGACTCCACCGGGACGGTCGATGCGATCGCGGCCGCGGCCCGCGCTGCGGGTGCTGAGATCCTCAAGCCACCGCAGCAGGCCAGCTTCGGTGGCTATCACACCTACTTCGCTGACCCGGACGGACATCGCTGGGAGATTGCTTACAACCCTGGCTTCTCCGTGGCCGAAGACGGCACCGTCTCACTTTCAGAGATCACCGTGAGCGACCACCCGTGA
- a CDS encoding menaquinone biosynthetic enzyme MqnA/MqnD family protein, whose product MTATSSSRPRVGHIQFLNCLPIYWGLVRSGALLDIELTKDSPDNLNRLLVEGALDIGPISLVEYLRNADQLVLLPDIAVGSDGKVLSVDLVAQRPLAELDGRPVALGSTSRTSVLLAQMWLREVHGVQPRYFTCPPDVTAMLLEADAAVVIGDVALRATYEGPRIGLDVHDLGEAWRSWTGLPMVFAVWAARREFAEAHPGIVKDVHAAFIRSRDEALAHVDEVAAQASRWEIFDTSTLAHYFRTLDFSLGERQVAGLREFAVRAASVGALSGPVDPVFAAV is encoded by the coding sequence GTGACAGCGACGTCCAGCTCCCGGCCACGAGTGGGCCACATCCAGTTCCTGAACTGTTTGCCGATCTACTGGGGACTGGTCCGCTCGGGTGCCCTGCTCGACATCGAGTTGACCAAGGACAGCCCGGACAATCTCAACCGGCTGCTCGTCGAGGGCGCGCTGGACATCGGGCCGATCTCGCTGGTGGAGTACCTGCGCAACGCCGACCAACTCGTTCTGCTGCCCGACATCGCCGTCGGCTCCGACGGCAAGGTGCTCTCGGTCGACCTCGTGGCTCAACGCCCGCTGGCCGAACTCGACGGGCGTCCGGTCGCTCTGGGGTCCACCTCCCGAACCTCGGTGCTGCTCGCCCAGATGTGGCTGCGGGAGGTTCACGGCGTGCAGCCGCGGTACTTCACCTGCCCGCCGGACGTGACCGCCATGTTGTTGGAGGCCGATGCCGCGGTCGTCATCGGCGACGTCGCCCTGCGCGCGACCTACGAGGGACCGCGGATCGGGCTGGACGTCCACGACCTCGGCGAGGCGTGGCGGAGCTGGACCGGCCTGCCCATGGTCTTCGCCGTGTGGGCCGCCCGTCGCGAATTCGCCGAAGCCCACCCCGGCATCGTCAAGGACGTCCACGCGGCGTTCATCCGAAGCCGGGACGAGGCGCTGGCCCATGTGGACGAGGTCGCCGCGCAGGCTTCGCGGTGGGAGATCTTCGACACGTCGACGCTGGCGCACTACTTCCGCACCCTCGATTTCTCATTGGGTGAACGGCAGGTCGCCGGTCTGAGAGAATTCGCAGTGCGAGCCGCGTCCGTCGGTGCCCTGTCGGGGCCGGTGGACCCGGTGTTCGCGGCTGTGTGA
- a CDS encoding FMN-binding negative transcriptional regulator, which yields MYVPSHFVMPPERARQVLESVNTADLVGTGPDGLVATFLPLLYDAGGGPHGRLLGHVARNNPQWEATGDVLAILRGPDAYISPGFYASKPEHGRVVPTWNYETVHVYGRLVAHDDVEWLRGIVTRLTERHEASRADPWSVTDAPPAFIDGQLRAIVGLELVIFRVEAKSKLSQNRTEADQAGVVAGLGPADPIARKIADRLP from the coding sequence GTGTACGTCCCGTCGCACTTCGTCATGCCACCCGAACGCGCCCGCCAGGTGCTGGAGTCGGTTAACACCGCAGACCTCGTCGGTACCGGTCCGGACGGCCTGGTCGCGACCTTCCTGCCTTTGCTCTACGACGCCGGCGGTGGGCCGCACGGCCGCCTGCTGGGACACGTTGCCCGCAACAATCCGCAGTGGGAGGCGACCGGGGATGTGCTGGCGATTCTCCGCGGTCCCGATGCGTACATCTCGCCCGGTTTCTACGCGAGCAAGCCCGAACACGGCCGGGTGGTGCCGACGTGGAACTACGAGACGGTTCACGTCTACGGGCGGCTTGTCGCCCACGACGACGTCGAGTGGCTACGCGGGATCGTCACGCGATTGACCGAGCGACACGAAGCTTCGCGCGCCGATCCATGGTCGGTCACGGACGCACCGCCGGCGTTCATCGACGGGCAGTTGCGGGCAATCGTGGGGCTGGAACTGGTGATTTTCCGGGTCGAGGCCAAGTCCAAGCTCAGCCAGAATCGCACGGAAGCCGACCAGGCCGGCGTGGTCGCCGGTCTGGGACCGGCCGATCCGATTGCGCGCAAGATCGCCGACCGGCTGCCCTAA
- a CDS encoding Lrp/AsnC family transcriptional regulator: MDSVDRALLDALRANARATFAELAREVGLSAPAVHERVGKLEAAGIITGYHAAVAPESLGYSMSALVGVFLSDTADEDAVAEQIAAIGAVEDCWFVAGEESFVVKVRVPDIGGLERAIRDLSKLDGVSRTRSTVVLSTRFEGRVQSARPSAENAL, translated from the coding sequence ATGGATTCAGTCGACCGCGCCCTGCTCGATGCGTTGCGAGCCAACGCCCGCGCGACGTTCGCGGAGCTTGCTCGCGAGGTCGGGCTGTCGGCCCCGGCGGTGCACGAGCGGGTGGGCAAGCTCGAGGCGGCCGGCATCATTACCGGCTACCACGCCGCGGTGGCTCCGGAGTCCCTCGGGTACTCGATGAGCGCCCTGGTCGGCGTGTTCCTCTCCGACACCGCCGACGAGGATGCGGTCGCGGAGCAGATCGCCGCGATCGGCGCGGTCGAGGACTGCTGGTTCGTCGCTGGGGAGGAGTCGTTCGTGGTCAAGGTCCGCGTCCCGGACATCGGTGGCCTGGAGCGGGCGATCCGCGATCTGTCGAAGCTGGACGGCGTGTCGCGTACCCGATCGACCGTCGTCCTTTCGACCCGGTTCGAAGGACGCGTGCAGTCCGCGCGACCGTCCGCTGAGAACGCGCTGTAG
- a CDS encoding polyprenol monophosphomannose synthase, protein MAQDPKIVVVVPTYNEVESLPVLIAQLRELGQPNLHVLVVDDNSPDGTGKLADELADELAGSGGGTISTLHRQEKDGLGRAYVAGMTRALADGADIVIQMDADLSHPVSVIPAMVELLTRTDAAMVIGSRYVPGGSTASEWPWHRKALSAWANLYVNAILHLHVRDATAGFKAWRSSTLAALDLPSIRSNGYSFQVEMNYRTVQRGLPIVEVPIRFEERAQGASKMTLKVQLESARTPWKLRFARH, encoded by the coding sequence ATGGCGCAGGACCCGAAGATCGTCGTGGTGGTGCCGACCTACAACGAGGTCGAAAGCTTGCCGGTGTTGATCGCTCAGCTGCGCGAACTCGGCCAACCGAACCTGCACGTTCTGGTGGTGGACGACAACTCCCCGGACGGCACCGGCAAGCTGGCCGACGAGCTGGCCGATGAACTGGCCGGCTCGGGGGGCGGGACGATCTCGACCCTGCACCGGCAGGAGAAGGACGGCCTGGGGCGGGCCTACGTGGCCGGTATGACCCGGGCGCTGGCCGATGGCGCCGACATCGTCATCCAGATGGATGCGGACCTGTCGCATCCCGTCTCGGTGATACCGGCCATGGTCGAGCTGCTGACGAGGACGGACGCGGCGATGGTGATCGGTTCCCGTTACGTGCCGGGCGGGTCGACGGCCTCGGAGTGGCCCTGGCACCGCAAAGCTCTGTCGGCGTGGGCGAACCTCTACGTGAACGCGATCCTGCATCTGCACGTCAGGGACGCCACGGCCGGGTTCAAGGCGTGGCGGTCGAGCACGCTGGCCGCTCTCGATCTGCCCTCGATCCGCAGCAACGGTTACTCGTTCCAGGTGGAGATGAACTACCGCACCGTGCAGCGCGGCCTGCCTATCGTCGAGGTGCCCATCCGGTTCGAGGAGCGTGCGCAGGGTGCGTCGAAGATGACCCTGAAGGTACAACTGGAATCGGCCCGGACTCCCTGGAAGCTGCGGTTCGCCCGCCACTGA
- a CDS encoding DUF3472 domain-containing protein, with translation MINKNNSPRWKTLAVSVAAAVAAGTIGFAAVEAASPQKAAGASTPGKVPGLYAYPASMPSYTNLKFSTTLYSDPGAQAHIFWAHQFGMTNGKVGYVGTQTTRDKAGNNLWLFSVWGATDCEANPGANLNGNCVHSTDGQPGASARINYRWKTGVTYGMRLLKIAGRPGWWNASLIDGTNAKTVSIGNLQIGANATKVAPNVSWVEYFSWSNPAAVCSNQANSSARFGPMTGDGGTVKYSRTKLGEYCQDGDHVSIDAGGAALLAATPAGGATPKPAADPVVKPALKPALKPALKPALKPALNPSPTAMASSALTGTAAGSTTSPATKLSVKPSTKPSVTASAPTSTPTAQPTARPSRPVRPSRGDRWSERRRRPLRNWHGHRHGKWAPDEDLKW, from the coding sequence ATGATCAACAAGAACAATTCCCCACGTTGGAAGACACTTGCGGTGAGCGTGGCTGCGGCAGTCGCGGCCGGCACGATTGGTTTCGCTGCGGTAGAGGCTGCGTCCCCGCAGAAGGCGGCGGGTGCTTCGACACCTGGCAAGGTGCCCGGGCTGTACGCGTATCCGGCCTCCATGCCGAGCTACACCAACCTCAAATTCAGTACCACGCTCTACAGTGATCCCGGCGCCCAAGCCCACATCTTCTGGGCTCATCAGTTCGGCATGACCAACGGCAAAGTCGGCTACGTCGGCACCCAGACCACTCGCGACAAGGCGGGTAACAACCTATGGCTGTTCTCGGTGTGGGGCGCGACGGACTGTGAGGCGAACCCGGGCGCAAACCTCAACGGGAACTGTGTCCACAGCACCGACGGCCAGCCGGGTGCGAGCGCGCGGATCAACTACCGGTGGAAGACCGGCGTGACCTACGGAATGCGGCTGTTGAAGATCGCCGGTCGCCCCGGGTGGTGGAACGCGTCGCTCATCGATGGGACGAACGCGAAGACCGTCTCGATCGGCAACCTGCAGATCGGGGCAAACGCGACCAAGGTGGCCCCGAATGTCAGCTGGGTCGAATACTTCAGCTGGAGCAACCCCGCAGCGGTCTGCTCCAACCAGGCCAACAGCTCCGCTCGTTTCGGTCCGATGACCGGCGACGGGGGCACGGTGAAATACAGCAGGACCAAGCTTGGGGAGTATTGCCAGGACGGCGATCACGTGAGCATCGACGCGGGCGGAGCCGCCCTGCTGGCGGCGACCCCGGCGGGTGGCGCGACGCCGAAACCGGCCGCCGATCCGGTCGTCAAGCCGGCCCTGAAGCCGGCCCTGAAGCCGGCCCTGAAGCCGGCCCTGAAACCGGCCCTGAATCCGTCGCCGACCGCCATGGCCAGCTCAGCGCTGACCGGCACCGCCGCCGGTTCGACCACGTCCCCCGCGACAAAGCTCTCAGTGAAGCCCTCAACGAAGCCGTCCGTGACGGCCAGCGCGCCGACGTCCACCCCGACGGCGCAACCCACGGCGCGGCCGAGCAGGCCGGTACGTCCGTCTCGCGGGGATCGGTGGAGCGAGCGCCGTCGTCGCCCGCTGCGCAACTGGCACGGTCACAGGCACGGTAAATGGGCGCCGGATGAGGACCTGAAGTGGTAG
- a CDS encoding inositol monophosphatase family protein: MPTDLSDLQLAAELVREAGLLARRMLAEGLETRHKTSISDVVSAADHAAERLVVGRLRDERPADGLIGEEGTDEPASSGRTWYIDPVDGTYNFLSGLPYWCAAVALADAEGPVLGAVYHPVTDELWLGGRDQPTTCNGVPVPSLTEAPLSQLSVASYLHPATLPDPGSRLPLLAVIGRAATVRMLGSGSIELASVAGGRLGAWVQHDSMAWDWLPGAALVSAAGGSTAVIEQGGHRWHVAGNRTAVADAVDTIRAARADSSSDDLA; encoded by the coding sequence GTGCCCACCGACCTGTCCGACCTGCAACTCGCCGCCGAACTCGTCCGGGAAGCGGGCCTGCTTGCCCGCCGGATGCTGGCCGAAGGGCTGGAGACCAGGCACAAGACGTCGATCTCGGATGTGGTCTCGGCCGCCGATCATGCCGCTGAACGGCTCGTCGTCGGACGGCTGCGCGACGAACGTCCGGCCGATGGCCTGATCGGCGAGGAGGGGACGGACGAGCCCGCCTCATCCGGACGTACCTGGTACATCGATCCGGTCGACGGCACGTACAACTTCCTGTCGGGTCTGCCCTACTGGTGTGCGGCCGTCGCCCTGGCCGACGCCGAAGGGCCCGTTCTCGGCGCCGTCTACCACCCGGTCACCGACGAGCTGTGGCTCGGTGGGCGGGACCAGCCGACGACGTGCAACGGGGTGCCCGTCCCGTCCCTGACCGAGGCCCCGCTGTCGCAGCTCTCGGTCGCGAGCTACCTGCATCCGGCCACGCTGCCGGACCCGGGTTCACGACTGCCCCTGCTGGCCGTGATCGGCCGGGCCGCCACCGTGCGAATGCTGGGCTCGGGTTCCATCGAGCTGGCTTCGGTCGCGGGCGGGCGGCTCGGTGCGTGGGTGCAGCACGACTCGATGGCGTGGGACTGGCTGCCCGGCGCCGCCTTGGTCAGCGCCGCGGGCGGATCGACGGCGGTGATCGAACAGGGCGGCCATCGCTGGCACGTCGCGGGGAACAGGACCGCCGTGGCCGACGCCGTCGACACGATCCGCGCGGCGCGGGCAGACTCGTCCTCGGACGATCTCGCCTAG
- a CDS encoding reverse transcriptase family protein: protein MILDPVDITRVLLAGPWRPSLMELRLAHEAGWLRPSADMTRLVADIVERWPQPPDPAALMALLAERREVATPRTHPEPPPPPPPPRVRRRRLVGIDPPLRNTDELLRLLWLEEAELRWFADLQQRNSRTGEQRLRHYRYRVVADPSHPRLLEIPKVRLKEIQRRIASSVLSSLPLHPAAHGAVADRSVGTALRPHAEQAVVVRCDLESFFASITADRVAGELGLIGLDRVLAATVAGLCTAAVPLTVRRGLPRPADPDRLAAHWRWSHRLSSAHLPQGSPSSPRLANAIAYGLDRRLTALAERLGAAYTRYVDDLTFSGPDSLAVGPLLAGVREIVRSEGFAVNEAKTRVLRTHQRQRVLGAVVNDRPRLDRRERDRLRAIVHNCLASGPSSQAGERGVAHLRGELAGRIGWAGQLDEADGRKLRAGFDQIDWSR from the coding sequence GTGATCCTCGATCCCGTTGACATCACCCGGGTGCTCCTGGCCGGTCCGTGGCGTCCGTCATTGATGGAGCTGCGGCTGGCGCACGAGGCGGGCTGGTTGCGCCCGAGTGCCGACATGACCCGCCTCGTGGCCGACATCGTCGAGCGCTGGCCGCAGCCGCCCGATCCCGCGGCCCTGATGGCCTTGTTGGCCGAACGCCGGGAGGTGGCCACCCCGCGCACCCATCCGGAGCCCCCGCCACCCCCGCCGCCGCCTCGAGTGCGTCGCCGCCGGCTCGTCGGCATCGACCCGCCGCTTCGCAATACCGACGAGCTGTTGCGGCTGCTCTGGCTGGAGGAGGCCGAGCTGCGCTGGTTTGCCGACCTCCAGCAGCGCAATTCCCGCACCGGCGAGCAGCGACTGCGGCACTACCGTTACCGGGTGGTCGCTGACCCGTCCCACCCGCGCTTGCTGGAGATTCCCAAGGTCCGATTGAAGGAAATCCAACGCCGGATCGCCTCCTCGGTGCTCAGCTCGCTGCCGCTGCATCCGGCCGCCCACGGCGCGGTGGCGGACCGGTCTGTCGGCACCGCGCTGCGGCCGCACGCCGAGCAGGCGGTGGTGGTGCGTTGTGACCTGGAGTCGTTCTTCGCCTCGATCACCGCCGACCGCGTTGCCGGCGAGCTCGGGCTGATCGGACTGGACCGAGTTCTGGCCGCCACCGTCGCCGGCCTGTGCACCGCAGCCGTTCCGTTGACCGTTCGCCGCGGACTACCCAGACCGGCCGATCCCGACCGGCTGGCAGCGCACTGGCGTTGGTCGCATCGACTGAGCTCGGCCCATCTTCCGCAGGGCTCACCGTCGTCCCCGCGGCTGGCCAACGCCATCGCCTACGGCTTGGATCGTCGGTTGACGGCCTTGGCCGAGCGACTGGGTGCGGCCTACACCCGCTACGTCGATGACCTGACCTTCAGCGGACCGGACTCGCTCGCGGTCGGACCATTGCTGGCCGGCGTGCGGGAGATCGTGCGTTCTGAGGGCTTTGCCGTCAACGAGGCCAAGACTCGGGTGCTTCGAACGCACCAGCGTCAGCGCGTGCTGGGGGCCGTGGTCAACGACCGTCCCCGGCTGGACCGACGGGAGCGGGACCGACTGCGGGCCATCGTGCACAACTGCCTCGCATCGGGACCGAGCAGCCAGGCAGGCGAACGCGGCGTGGCCCACCTACGGGGCGAGCTGGCGGGACGGATCGGCTGGGCCGGGCAACTCGACGAGGCGGACGGACGAAAGCTGCGAGCTGGATTCGACCAGATCGACTGGTCGCGCTGA
- the mqnC gene encoding cyclic dehypoxanthinyl futalosine synthase, protein MSTEISDLLAHAADGGRISPDQALLLYTDAPLHALGEAADAVRRRRYPDNIATYIIDRNINYTNVCLTACKFCAFYRAPKHEEGWTHSDEEILRRCGEAVELGATQIMLQGGHSPDLGIEWYERIFSAIKGEYPTLTLHSLGASEVVHIGRVSALDHAEVIARLHTAGLDSFAGAGAEILVKRPRTAIAPLKEDGETWLSVMETAHRLGVESTATFMMGTGETNAERIEHLRMVRDVQDRTGGFRSFIPWTYQAENNHLKGRTQATSLEYLRMIAVARLFFDNVNHLQGSWLTTGKDIGQLTLHFGADDLGSVMLEENVVSSAGARHRSNRTELIELIRSAGRIPAQRDTLYNHVLVHADPALDPVDARVHSHFSSTALTLLPVASAAAS, encoded by the coding sequence GTGAGTACCGAGATCTCCGACCTGCTGGCGCACGCCGCCGACGGTGGCCGGATCAGTCCTGACCAGGCGTTGCTGCTGTACACCGACGCGCCGCTGCACGCGCTGGGCGAGGCGGCCGATGCGGTACGCCGGCGGCGGTACCCCGACAACATCGCGACCTACATCATCGATCGCAACATCAACTACACCAACGTCTGCCTGACCGCCTGCAAGTTCTGTGCCTTCTACCGGGCACCGAAGCACGAGGAGGGGTGGACGCACTCGGACGAGGAGATCCTGCGCCGCTGTGGCGAGGCGGTCGAACTCGGCGCGACCCAGATCATGCTGCAGGGCGGTCACTCCCCGGACCTGGGCATCGAGTGGTACGAGCGCATCTTCTCCGCCATCAAGGGCGAGTACCCGACGTTGACCCTGCACTCCCTCGGTGCGTCGGAGGTCGTGCACATCGGCCGGGTCAGCGCCCTCGACCACGCCGAAGTCATCGCGCGCCTGCACACCGCCGGGCTGGACTCCTTCGCCGGCGCCGGTGCCGAGATCCTGGTGAAGCGCCCGCGCACGGCCATCGCGCCACTGAAGGAGGACGGTGAAACCTGGCTGTCGGTCATGGAGACCGCGCACCGGCTCGGCGTCGAGTCCACCGCCACGTTCATGATGGGCACCGGGGAGACGAACGCCGAGCGCATCGAGCACCTGCGCATGGTTCGCGACGTCCAGGACCGCACCGGTGGATTTCGCTCCTTCATCCCGTGGACCTACCAGGCCGAGAACAACCACCTCAAGGGCCGTACCCAGGCCACGTCGCTGGAGTACCTGCGCATGATCGCGGTGGCTCGGCTGTTCTTCGACAACGTCAATCACCTGCAGGGCAGCTGGTTGACCACCGGCAAGGACATCGGCCAGCTCACCCTGCACTTCGGTGCTGACGACCTCGGTTCGGTCATGCTCGAGGAGAACGTCGTGTCCAGTGCCGGAGCCAGGCACCGGTCCAACCGGACGGAGCTGATCGAGCTGATCAGGTCAGCCGGCCGGATTCCCGCCCAGCGCGACACGCTCTACAACCACGTGCTCGTCCACGCCGACCCTGCTCTGGATCCGGTCGACGCCCGGGTCCACTCGCACTTCTCCTCCACGGCGCTCACGCTGCTTCCGGTCGCCTCTGCCGCTGCCAGCTGA
- the mqnE gene encoding aminofutalosine synthase MqnE encodes MVWNAARKDELTAKIANGERLSYQDGVDLYDCDDLAWLGGQAHSVRTAKNGNVTFFNVNRHLNLTNVCRASCAYCSFERKPGAKDAYTMRVEEAVELASAMKDDGLTELHIVNGLHPTLPWKYYPRVLRELKAVLPDVALKAFTATEIHYFEEISGLSADAILDELIEAGLESLTGGGAEIFDWEVRKQVVDHKTHWEDWSRIHKLAHGKGLRTPATMLYGHIEEPRHRVDHVLRLRQLQDETGGHVVFIPLRFHNDNNRLSHLSMAQPADVLKTFAVSRLLLDNFDHVKVFWVMHGLSTSQLALNYGADDMDGSVVEYKITHDADGFGTPDKLTRDNLLDLIRDAGFQPKERNTRYEVIREYEGPVSLAERRAEPQAIWA; translated from the coding sequence ATGGTGTGGAACGCAGCGCGCAAAGACGAACTCACGGCCAAGATCGCCAACGGCGAGCGATTGTCCTATCAGGACGGCGTCGACCTCTACGACTGTGACGACCTGGCTTGGCTCGGCGGCCAGGCGCACTCGGTGCGGACCGCCAAGAACGGCAACGTGACCTTCTTCAACGTCAACCGGCACCTGAACCTGACCAACGTCTGCCGGGCCTCCTGCGCCTACTGCTCCTTCGAGCGCAAACCGGGCGCCAAGGACGCATACACCATGCGCGTCGAAGAGGCCGTCGAGCTGGCCAGTGCCATGAAGGACGACGGCCTCACCGAGCTGCACATCGTCAACGGGCTGCACCCCACGCTGCCCTGGAAGTACTACCCGCGCGTTCTGCGCGAACTCAAGGCCGTACTGCCCGACGTCGCGCTCAAGGCTTTCACCGCGACCGAGATCCACTACTTCGAGGAGATCAGCGGCCTGAGCGCGGACGCGATCCTGGACGAACTGATCGAGGCCGGCCTGGAATCGCTCACCGGAGGCGGCGCCGAGATCTTCGACTGGGAGGTCCGCAAGCAGGTCGTCGACCACAAGACGCACTGGGAGGACTGGTCGCGCATCCACAAGCTGGCCCACGGCAAGGGCCTGCGCACCCCGGCGACCATGCTCTACGGCCACATCGAGGAGCCACGCCACCGGGTGGACCACGTCCTGCGATTGCGCCAGTTGCAGGACGAGACCGGTGGCCACGTCGTGTTCATTCCGCTGCGATTCCACAACGACAACAACCGCCTCTCGCATCTGAGCATGGCCCAGCCGGCTGACGTCCTGAAGACCTTCGCGGTGTCGCGGCTCCTGCTCGACAACTTCGACCACGTCAAGGTGTTCTGGGTGATGCACGGCTTGTCCACGTCCCAGCTTGCGCTCAACTACGGCGCGGACGACATGGACGGCTCGGTCGTCGAATACAAGATCACCCACGACGCCGACGGTTTCGGCACGCCCGACAAGCTGACGCGCGACAATCTGCTGGACCTGATCCGCGATGCCGGCTTCCAGCCGAAGGAACGCAACACCCGCTACGAGGTCATCCGCGAATACGAAGGTCCGGTCAGCCTGGCCGAGCGCCGCGCGGAGCCGCAGGCCATCTGGGCCTGA
- a CDS encoding alpha/beta hydrolase, whose amino-acid sequence MTEPIIDADIANWLIRTQPNGEPTSIGEARQRSRNENALALEHMTQRLVPATEVDDEIDGPAGPLPIRVLRPSEGQQGPLPTVVYFHGGGWVVGDIDTHLGHARRICTQFGAVVVTVGYRLAPEDRFPAAFDDAVAATEWADTHRSELGGGPELILAGDSAGGQLAASTAIARRDAGQPLTAQLLLYPVTDVAGRYAADPVNAFYMSRQTTGSNFGLTLEGMADFAHNYVTDAESTDWRVSPMRAKDLTGVAPAVIHTATLDVLRTEGNFYAHALQRSGVRVITREWPTLNHSYFGLGGVSAVADGAAAQAADDLRDLLAGGGSTEAPPERTLPSYP is encoded by the coding sequence GTGACCGAGCCCATCATCGATGCCGACATCGCCAACTGGTTGATCCGGACCCAGCCGAACGGCGAGCCCACCAGTATTGGCGAGGCTCGGCAACGTTCCCGGAACGAGAATGCGTTAGCACTGGAGCACATGACGCAGCGTTTGGTCCCGGCCACCGAGGTCGACGATGAGATCGACGGGCCGGCCGGTCCGCTGCCCATCCGCGTGCTGCGTCCCAGCGAGGGCCAGCAGGGACCGCTGCCGACCGTTGTCTACTTCCACGGCGGCGGGTGGGTCGTCGGCGACATCGACACCCACCTCGGGCACGCCCGGCGGATCTGTACCCAGTTCGGGGCGGTCGTCGTGACCGTGGGCTACCGGCTCGCGCCGGAGGACCGCTTCCCGGCTGCCTTCGACGACGCGGTCGCGGCCACCGAATGGGCCGACACGCACCGCTCCGAGCTCGGTGGCGGACCCGAACTCATCCTCGCCGGTGACAGCGCCGGCGGGCAGTTGGCCGCCTCCACCGCGATCGCCCGTCGCGACGCCGGCCAGCCGCTCACCGCCCAGCTGCTGCTGTACCCGGTGACCGATGTGGCCGGCCGCTACGCCGCGGACCCGGTGAACGCTTTCTACATGTCGCGCCAGACCACCGGCAGCAATTTCGGCCTCACCCTGGAGGGCATGGCCGACTTCGCCCACAACTACGTCACCGACGCGGAGTCGACCGACTGGCGCGTGTCGCCGATGCGCGCCAAGGACCTGACCGGCGTCGCGCCGGCGGTGATCCACACCGCGACCCTGGACGTGCTCCGCACCGAGGGCAACTTCTACGCCCACGCTCTGCAGCGATCCGGTGTCCGGGTGATCACCCGCGAGTGGCCGACGCTCAACCACTCCTACTTCGGGCTGGGGGGTGTTTCGGCGGTCGCCGACGGAGCAGCGGCCCAGGCCGCCGACGACCTGCGGGACCTGCTCGCCGGTGGTGGCAGCACCGAGGCGCCGCCCGAGCGGACGCTACCCTCGTACCCGTGA